In Sulfurovum xiamenensis, a genomic segment contains:
- the lysA gene encoding diaminopimelate decarboxylase, whose translation MNIDYKALADKYGTPLYMYDFDYIENRYTTLKDAFAGKKSLINYAVKANSNLSVIAHLAKLGAGADCVSIGEVKRALTAGVDKYKIIFSGVGKRDDEIREALEQDILLLNLESEAEMKRVEMVAKELGKEARISIRVNPNIDPQTHPYISTGLHENKFGVEIDMAKRMYIYANKSEFLNPVGIHFHIGSQLTKIEPIRESCMIVADLVRSLKAIKIDIKFFDVGGGIGVVYDDEVTIPAEVYTQAIFEATKGLDVTLLCEPGRYMVANAGAFFTKVLYEKVNDGKRFVIVDGAMNDLIRPSLYNAYHKIEAVLKEGEKTPADVVGPVCESGDFFGKNVPLPPLEHNDLIVVHSAGAYGFTMASNYNTRAKAAEVALQGGKDRLIRQRETYEDQVRLELEYLEK comes from the coding sequence ATGAATATTGATTATAAAGCATTGGCAGACAAATATGGTACGCCTTTGTATATGTATGATTTTGATTATATTGAAAATCGATATACCACACTGAAAGATGCGTTTGCAGGTAAAAAATCACTTATCAATTATGCAGTAAAAGCAAATTCAAATCTCTCTGTGATTGCACATTTGGCAAAGCTTGGTGCCGGTGCTGACTGTGTGAGTATCGGTGAGGTCAAACGTGCCCTGACCGCAGGTGTGGATAAATACAAGATCATTTTCTCCGGTGTGGGGAAACGTGATGATGAGATACGTGAAGCACTGGAACAGGATATTTTACTTCTCAACCTAGAGAGTGAAGCGGAGATGAAACGTGTAGAGATGGTGGCTAAAGAGCTGGGTAAAGAAGCCCGTATCTCTATCCGTGTCAATCCTAATATCGACCCGCAGACACACCCGTATATTTCAACAGGGTTGCATGAGAACAAATTCGGTGTAGAGATAGATATGGCAAAACGTATGTATATCTATGCCAATAAGTCTGAGTTTTTAAATCCTGTGGGGATACATTTCCACATTGGCTCGCAGCTTACAAAGATCGAACCTATACGTGAGTCATGTATGATTGTAGCAGACCTGGTACGTTCACTCAAGGCGATCAAGATCGATATTAAGTTCTTTGATGTGGGCGGGGGTATCGGTGTAGTCTATGATGATGAAGTCACGATCCCTGCTGAGGTGTATACACAGGCGATATTTGAGGCGACCAAAGGACTTGATGTGACACTACTTTGTGAACCAGGGCGTTACATGGTAGCCAATGCAGGAGCATTCTTTACCAAGGTACTTTATGAAAAAGTCAATGACGGGAAACGTTTTGTCATTGTTGATGGTGCGATGAATGACCTTATACGTCCAAGCCTCTATAATGCCTATCATAAGATTGAAGCGGTGCTCAAAGAGGGGGAAAAGACACCTGCTGATGTGGTAGGACCGGTATGTGAGAGTGGAGATTTCTTCGGTAAAAATGTACCTCTTCCGCCTCTGGAACATAATGACCTTATCGTGGTTCACTCTGCTGGTGCCTATGGCTTTACGATGGCAAGTAACTATAATACACGTGCAAAAGCTGCAGAAGTAGCACTGCAAGGTGGAAAAGACAGACTCATACGTCAGCGTGAAACGTATGAAGATCAGGTACGTTTAGAGCTTGAGTATTTGGAAAAGTAA
- a CDS encoding LptF/LptG family permease gives MSLLNPSLHFGYLAKLYSKNLLSILFGLSFAFAAIDYFQHLQKLDVASNYKILYIFYMWQEALGLLYPLAIVFALIMTKLSLVKNNTMGAFHAFGYDKKRLFLPLFTVSSLTYMIFLILHTTEFSYAKDKAEFLLENKLGTYDVNDLFFKYNDTFVYITKLDPIEKKIEDITIFKVEGYQVQYTINAPLATFDGARWTAHDATLKTHIYENGELKRYTVEHKERIETLEGYKPKIIESLYEGKALNIRDAFMTWELLHKQNLSSDKIRASLYDKVIVPLFSLALLLILFFKLPFHARMMNMGGVIALSLGVTFGIWGILFGLSQMGANGVLLPELTAILPVMMLWVYAMYIYFTNERSLL, from the coding sequence ATGAGTCTGTTGAATCCTTCATTACACTTTGGATATTTAGCCAAACTCTATAGTAAAAATCTATTGTCGATACTGTTTGGACTCTCTTTTGCTTTTGCTGCGATTGATTATTTTCAACATCTACAGAAACTTGATGTTGCTTCAAACTATAAAATTCTCTATATTTTTTACATGTGGCAGGAAGCATTGGGATTACTTTACCCTTTGGCCATCGTTTTCGCACTGATTATGACGAAGCTCTCACTGGTTAAAAATAACACGATGGGTGCGTTTCATGCCTTTGGATATGATAAAAAAAGACTTTTTTTGCCATTGTTCACAGTAAGCTCTTTGACCTATATGATTTTTTTAATCTTACATACGACAGAGTTTTCTTATGCAAAAGACAAAGCAGAATTCCTTTTAGAAAATAAATTGGGTACCTATGATGTGAATGACCTTTTTTTCAAATACAACGATACCTTCGTCTATATCACCAAACTTGATCCTATAGAAAAAAAGATAGAAGATATTACGATCTTTAAAGTCGAAGGGTATCAGGTACAGTATACGATCAATGCGCCTTTAGCAACATTTGATGGTGCAAGATGGACGGCACATGATGCGACGTTGAAAACACATATCTATGAAAATGGCGAATTGAAAAGATATACCGTAGAACATAAAGAGCGTATAGAGACATTAGAGGGCTATAAACCTAAGATCATAGAGTCACTGTATGAGGGGAAAGCATTGAATATACGGGATGCCTTTATGACTTGGGAGTTGTTACATAAACAAAATCTAAGTTCGGATAAGATCCGAGCATCCTTGTACGATAAAGTGATCGTACCACTTTTTTCACTGGCCCTGTTACTCATTTTATTTTTCAAACTTCCGTTTCATGCCAGAATGATGAATATGGGTGGAGTGATCGCACTCTCTTTGGGGGTAACATTTGGAATTTGGGGGATATTGTTTGGTTTGAGTCAAATGGGTGCAAACGGTGTCTTACTACCTGAATTGACAGCGATATTGCCTGTAATGATGTTATGGGTCTATGCTATGTATATCTATTTTACAAATGAAAGAAGCCTTCTGTAA
- the pth gene encoding aminoacyl-tRNA hydrolase encodes MILFVGLGNPGSQYENTRHNIGFKVIDKLVNDFHARDISKNSFQGKLYRAANSLFLKPTTFMNLSGSSVEPVKHFFKVELEDIIVIHDDIDLPFGAVRFKRGGGHGGHNGLRSLDAHITKEYLRVRVGVGKPEHKSQVADYVLHDFSQEENLMLERLITHVAKACKVLSQEELNEVKSKYSLKSIEGLSV; translated from the coding sequence GTGATACTTTTCGTAGGTCTAGGTAATCCAGGATCACAATACGAAAACACACGACATAATATAGGTTTTAAAGTCATTGACAAGCTTGTCAATGACTTTCATGCCAGAGATATTTCCAAAAATTCTTTTCAGGGCAAGCTTTATCGCGCGGCCAATTCACTTTTTTTAAAACCTACCACCTTTATGAATCTTTCAGGAAGCTCTGTAGAGCCTGTCAAACATTTTTTCAAAGTGGAACTTGAAGATATTATTGTGATCCATGATGATATTGATCTCCCTTTTGGTGCGGTACGTTTTAAAAGAGGTGGAGGCCATGGTGGGCATAATGGACTCAGATCACTTGATGCACATATTACAAAAGAGTATTTGCGTGTGAGGGTAGGTGTGGGTAAGCCCGAACACAAGTCACAGGTAGCAGATTATGTACTGCATGACTTTTCCCAAGAAGAAAATCTCATGTTAGAGCGTTTGATAACACATGTTGCAAAAGCTTGTAAAGTGTTATCTCAAGAGGAACTCAATGAAGTGAAGTCAAAGTACAGTTTGAAGTCTATAGAAGGCTTAAGTGTATGA
- a CDS encoding 50S ribosomal protein L25/general stress protein Ctc — protein sequence MLEGIVRESIGKRNAKQLKRDGYLIANIYANGVENINAAFKRGEFARTVRNKETLAFPVKVGDKEINVFIQEYQLHPVNGDVTHVDLRVAVPGQVTNFLVPVVTHGTPVGLKNKGVLVMSKRRLKVRGTIEDMPAKFDLDVTPLNRDDSILIRDVEVPANCKMMDRPDVAICGVIKAK from the coding sequence ATGTTAGAAGGTATCGTTAGAGAGAGTATCGGTAAGCGTAATGCAAAGCAGCTTAAAAGAGATGGTTATCTAATCGCGAACATTTATGCAAATGGTGTTGAAAATATCAACGCTGCATTTAAACGTGGTGAATTTGCAAGAACTGTAAGAAATAAAGAGACACTTGCATTCCCAGTGAAAGTTGGCGATAAAGAGATCAATGTATTTATTCAAGAGTATCAACTACACCCAGTAAATGGCGATGTGACTCACGTAGACCTAAGAGTAGCAGTACCAGGTCAAGTGACAAACTTCCTTGTACCGGTTGTGACTCACGGAACACCAGTTGGACTTAAGAACAAAGGTGTACTTGTTATGTCTAAAAGAAGATTAAAAGTAAGAGGTACTATCGAAGATATGCCAGCGAAATTTGATCTTGATGTTACACCATTGAACAGAGATGACTCTATCCTTATCAGAGATGTTGAAGTACCAGCAAACTGTAAAATGATGGACAGACCAGATGTTGCTATCTGTGGTGTGATCAAAGCTAAATAA
- a CDS encoding type IV pilus twitching motility protein PilT, whose protein sequence is MEEKLKLYLRTMISHNGSDLHLKSGSQVRVRVHGVLKVLGKDELSAEMMDKLAQEITTADQYEKLQTDRNLDFSYVMGEDSRFRVNFFYQMDGLSAVFRIIPVKILTLDELNLPPVIKTFAEIQRGLVLVTGVTGSGKSTTLAAILDKINRESKKHIITVEDPIEFVHKDRGCLINQRGIGPDAHSFSDALRAALREDPDIILVGEMRDLETIDIALHAANTGHLVFSTLHTLDAKETIDRIVGMFGNEEQNRIRMSLASVLEGVISQRLIPTKRGGRVAGIEVLKKTARIEQLIAENRDAEIPDALFEGKEIYGTQTFDQALLDIFRRGEITEEIALEYATNPSDMKLKMQGVGKGAIVDEHAHEKEVDVFGFKEDEA, encoded by the coding sequence ATGGAAGAAAAACTCAAGCTCTATCTTAGAACAATGATCAGTCATAATGGGAGTGACCTTCACCTTAAGTCAGGTTCACAAGTCAGAGTACGTGTACATGGTGTACTCAAAGTATTGGGCAAAGATGAACTCAGTGCAGAGATGATGGATAAGTTGGCTCAAGAGATCACGACTGCAGATCAATATGAGAAACTACAAACAGATAGAAACCTGGATTTTTCTTATGTCATGGGAGAGGATAGTAGATTTCGTGTGAACTTCTTTTATCAAATGGATGGTTTGAGCGCGGTTTTCCGTATTATTCCGGTGAAGATATTGACACTGGATGAACTGAATTTACCACCGGTGATCAAAACATTTGCAGAGATACAAAGAGGTCTTGTACTTGTAACCGGTGTGACAGGTTCTGGTAAGTCAACGACTTTGGCAGCGATCTTGGACAAGATCAACAGAGAATCAAAAAAACATATCATCACGGTTGAAGACCCGATAGAGTTCGTACACAAAGACAGAGGATGCCTGATCAACCAAAGAGGTATTGGTCCGGATGCGCACTCCTTTTCCGATGCACTGAGAGCTGCACTGAGAGAAGACCCAGATATTATACTTGTCGGGGAGATGAGGGATTTGGAGACGATCGATATCGCACTGCATGCAGCCAACACTGGACACCTTGTTTTTTCAACGCTGCACACACTGGATGCAAAAGAGACGATAGATAGAATTGTCGGTATGTTCGGGAATGAAGAACAGAACCGTATCCGTATGTCTTTGGCTTCGGTACTTGAGGGTGTGATTTCACAAAGACTTATTCCTACAAAGCGTGGAGGAAGGGTTGCGGGGATTGAAGTCCTTAAAAAAACAGCTAGGATCGAACAACTCATAGCGGAGAACCGAGATGCAGAGATCCCTGATGCTCTTTTTGAAGGGAAAGAGATCTACGGTACACAGACCTTTGACCAGGCACTTTTGGATATTTTCCGTAGAGGTGAGATCACAGAAGAGATTGCACTTGAATATGCAACAAATCCATCAGATATGAAACTTAAAATGCAGGGTGTCGGAAAAGGTGCGATCGTGGATGAACATGCCCATGAAAAAGAGGTGGATGTCTTTGGATTTAAAGAGGATGAAGCATAG
- a CDS encoding transaldolase: MVNRDIGFSLWLDFVERDFLKNDFSALIEKGIINGATSNPSIFASAITTSPAYKEQLASLTGKSPKEKYEALAIEDIRTAAQALRPLYDEGNDGYISIEVDPFLSNDTEGTVAEGKRLFEAIGEPNVMVKVPATEAGYDAMTQLLSTGISVNATLIFSPKQTKKALKAMKKGLDCFEKDGGLRAEAVISVFVSRFDRLLDTDLEKEGIDVSKTGIYNAAKIYNLIESNHTPSVRTLFASTGVKGDDLPADYYMRELLAPHSVNTAPLATIEAFIAKKAPAPQFPLEESEIKGYFTKLADNGFDMDKVYSQLLKEGLEAFEKAFQEMLDTLK; encoded by the coding sequence ATGGTAAATAGAGATATAGGATTCTCTTTATGGTTAGATTTTGTAGAAAGAGATTTCCTTAAAAATGATTTTTCTGCATTGATTGAAAAAGGTATCATTAATGGTGCTACGAGTAATCCGTCTATTTTTGCTTCGGCGATTACCACTTCTCCTGCTTATAAAGAGCAGTTGGCTTCTCTTACAGGAAAAAGCCCAAAAGAGAAGTATGAAGCACTGGCGATAGAAGATATCCGTACTGCTGCACAGGCATTAAGACCTCTGTATGATGAAGGAAATGATGGGTATATCTCCATAGAGGTCGACCCTTTCCTTTCAAACGATACAGAAGGGACGGTTGCCGAAGGTAAAAGACTCTTTGAGGCTATCGGTGAGCCTAATGTGATGGTAAAAGTACCTGCCACAGAAGCAGGATATGATGCTATGACCCAACTTCTAAGTACAGGTATCTCTGTGAATGCCACACTTATCTTCTCCCCAAAACAGACCAAAAAAGCTTTGAAGGCGATGAAAAAAGGCTTGGATTGTTTTGAAAAAGATGGCGGATTGAGAGCAGAAGCAGTGATCTCTGTTTTTGTAAGCCGTTTTGACAGGCTACTCGATACTGATCTGGAAAAAGAGGGGATCGATGTTTCAAAAACAGGTATTTACAATGCTGCAAAGATTTATAATCTTATTGAATCCAACCATACGCCTAGTGTACGTACACTTTTTGCCAGTACTGGTGTGAAAGGTGATGACCTCCCGGCAGATTACTATATGAGAGAATTGCTTGCACCACACTCTGTCAATACAGCACCTCTTGCAACAATAGAAGCCTTCATAGCCAAAAAAGCACCGGCACCTCAATTCCCTTTGGAAGAGAGTGAGATCAAGGGCTATTTCACAAAACTGGCTGATAACGGGTTTGATATGGATAAAGTATATAGTCAACTCTTAAAAGAGGGACTTGAAGCATTTGAAAAAGCATTCCAAGAGATGCTTGACACTTTAAAATAA
- the aat gene encoding leucyl/phenylalanyl-tRNA--protein transferase, whose protein sequence is MASVFEEDDYLIPPLSKDSTAFPDPRLASDEGLLAYGGDLSSDRLIAAYKKGIFPWYSQGDPILWWSPNPRLLLYPENFKVRKSFRRVLRSGKFTVTFDKRFSEVIKQCATVYREGQESTWIVSEIEEAYSRLHEEGFAHSVEVYKEGKLVGGLYGIALGKAFFGESMFSLVPDASKVAFKALSDVLGSRGYDFIDCQMKTDHMMGLGAEVVERDIFLDALEETLKKPTDFGSWQHFIWEYKDGK, encoded by the coding sequence TTGGCGTCTGTGTTTGAGGAAGATGACTATTTGATCCCTCCGTTGAGTAAGGATTCTACCGCATTTCCCGATCCGCGTTTAGCTTCTGATGAAGGTCTTCTTGCCTACGGAGGAGATCTCTCTTCTGATCGATTGATAGCAGCATACAAAAAAGGGATATTCCCCTGGTACAGTCAAGGGGATCCGATACTCTGGTGGTCACCCAACCCACGTCTTCTTCTTTATCCTGAAAATTTTAAGGTACGTAAATCATTTAGAAGGGTGTTGCGATCTGGAAAATTCACGGTCACTTTTGACAAAAGATTTTCGGAAGTCATCAAACAATGTGCAACAGTCTATAGAGAAGGGCAAGAAAGCACTTGGATTGTCAGTGAGATAGAAGAAGCTTATAGTCGCCTGCATGAAGAGGGTTTTGCACATAGTGTGGAAGTCTATAAAGAGGGGAAACTGGTAGGTGGACTTTACGGCATTGCTCTGGGGAAAGCATTTTTTGGTGAGTCAATGTTCTCTTTGGTTCCTGATGCCTCCAAGGTGGCATTTAAAGCACTAAGTGATGTTTTAGGCAGTAGAGGCTATGATTTTATAGATTGTCAAATGAAAACAGATCATATGATGGGCTTGGGGGCTGAGGTGGTTGAGAGAGATATCTTTCTTGATGCACTGGAAGAGACGCTTAAAAAACCTACAGATTTTGGTTCATGGCAGCATTTTATCTGGGAGTACAAAGATGGTAAATAG
- the clpA gene encoding ATP-dependent Clp protease ATP-binding subunit ClpA, producing the protein MISIALNDVFKAAVGYAKENRHEYLTVEHVFLSIVKSPAGQEILSILDADLKRLETGITEHIAKTIPSLKEAVEPFETVALSRAINDMMTHIHSAGRTEASIGDMIAAIFMQEHSYAVYLMKKEGIARVDILEVISHRYDKVKDGTGEKKEGETLLEQFTVELVALAKTGKIDPVVGRVDEIERVMQTLCRRKKNNPLLVGEPGVGKTAIAEGLALKISEGDVPEILKNSKVFALDMGSLVAGTKYRGDFEKRLKGIIKELTVEKDAILFIDEIHTMVGAGATSGGSMDASNLLKPALARGDLKCIGATTYAEFRNFFDKDKALSRRFAKVDVEEPSLEDTMTILQGIKHKYEDYHKITFTDEALQSAIDLSVKYLHDRFLPDKAMDIIDEVGAHFMLRGEEGVTVKPKDIEESVAKIMKLPSTVIGTDDTKKLKSLQKDLASHIIGQDEAITALTTAIKRSYAGLNAPNRPIGSFLFVGPTGVGKTELATQLAKTMHVHFERLDMSEYMEAHSISRLVGAPPGYVGYEQGGLLTEMIKKHPHTVLLLDEIEKAHPDIMNILLQVMDGAKLTDNNGVVSDFKNVILIMTSNIGTKEANVMGFNKDTSIKTDKALAAFFSPEFRNRLSATIEFNPLGLDALVTIVEKELDKLNLLLKPKDVKVTLGKKAKEYLAKEGYDERYGARHIARVIDAKVKEALTDEILFGKLKKGGSVKVTYKNEKLDFSFDSK; encoded by the coding sequence ATGATTAGTATTGCACTGAATGATGTATTTAAGGCAGCGGTAGGATATGCTAAAGAGAACAGACATGAATATTTAACCGTAGAACATGTATTCTTGTCGATAGTAAAAAGTCCAGCGGGTCAAGAGATACTCTCTATACTTGATGCAGATCTTAAGAGATTGGAGACAGGTATCACCGAGCATATTGCAAAGACCATCCCTTCGCTGAAAGAAGCGGTAGAACCATTTGAGACTGTAGCGCTCTCACGTGCTATCAATGATATGATGACACATATCCACAGTGCAGGTAGGACAGAGGCCAGTATCGGTGATATGATAGCAGCAATCTTTATGCAGGAACACTCCTATGCGGTGTACCTGATGAAAAAAGAGGGTATAGCCCGTGTAGATATACTTGAGGTGATCTCACATCGTTATGATAAAGTCAAAGATGGTACAGGAGAGAAGAAAGAGGGAGAGACTCTTTTAGAACAGTTTACCGTAGAGCTTGTAGCCTTGGCCAAAACAGGCAAAATAGACCCGGTGGTAGGTCGCGTAGACGAGATAGAACGTGTGATGCAAACGCTCTGTAGACGTAAGAAGAACAACCCTCTGCTTGTGGGTGAGCCAGGCGTAGGTAAAACGGCTATTGCTGAAGGTTTGGCGCTGAAGATCTCTGAAGGAGATGTGCCGGAGATTCTTAAAAACTCAAAAGTGTTTGCTCTAGATATGGGTTCTTTGGTTGCAGGTACGAAATACAGAGGTGATTTTGAAAAACGTCTCAAAGGTATCATTAAGGAACTTACTGTAGAGAAAGATGCCATTTTATTTATCGATGAGATCCATACGATGGTAGGAGCAGGTGCAACAAGCGGCGGAAGCATGGATGCATCCAATTTACTTAAACCTGCACTTGCACGTGGTGACCTGAAGTGTATCGGGGCAACGACCTATGCAGAGTTTAGAAACTTTTTTGACAAAGACAAGGCACTCAGTCGTAGGTTTGCAAAAGTGGATGTGGAAGAGCCAAGTCTTGAAGATACAATGACGATCTTGCAGGGTATCAAACATAAATATGAGGATTACCATAAGATCACATTCACGGATGAGGCACTACAATCAGCTATCGACCTTTCTGTAAAGTATCTGCATGACAGGTTCCTGCCTGACAAAGCGATGGATATCATCGATGAGGTGGGTGCGCACTTTATGCTTAGAGGAGAAGAGGGTGTCACAGTCAAACCTAAAGATATTGAGGAGAGTGTCGCGAAGATCATGAAGCTTCCTTCAACGGTGATAGGTACGGATGATACGAAGAAACTTAAATCACTTCAGAAAGATCTGGCTTCTCATATCATCGGACAAGATGAAGCGATCACTGCATTGACAACGGCGATCAAACGTTCCTATGCAGGGCTCAATGCACCCAATAGACCTATAGGAAGTTTTCTGTTCGTAGGTCCTACAGGAGTCGGTAAGACAGAACTTGCGACACAGCTTGCAAAAACGATGCATGTGCATTTTGAACGATTGGATATGAGTGAGTACATGGAAGCACATAGTATCAGCCGTTTGGTTGGTGCACCTCCAGGATATGTAGGGTATGAGCAGGGAGGATTGTTGACCGAGATGATCAAAAAACACCCGCATACGGTTTTATTGCTTGATGAGATTGAAAAAGCACACCCTGATATCATGAATATTCTACTTCAGGTGATGGATGGTGCGAAGTTGACAGATAACAATGGTGTGGTCTCTGATTTTAAAAATGTGATACTCATTATGACCTCGAACATCGGTACTAAAGAAGCAAATGTCATGGGATTCAATAAAGATACGTCGATCAAAACAGACAAAGCACTGGCAGCGTTTTTCTCTCCTGAATTTAGAAACCGTCTGAGTGCTACCATAGAGTTCAATCCATTAGGATTGGATGCCCTTGTCACTATCGTCGAGAAAGAGTTAGATAAACTCAACCTGCTACTTAAACCTAAAGATGTCAAAGTGACCTTAGGTAAAAAAGCCAAAGAGTATTTGGCCAAAGAGGGGTACGATGAACGTTATGGTGCTAGACACATAGCACGTGTGATAGATGCCAAGGTCAAAGAAGCACTCACCGATGAGATCCTTTTTGGGAAACTTAAAAAAGGTGGTTCAGTTAAAGTAACCTACAAGAATGAGAAATTAGATTTTTCATTTGATAGTAAATAA
- a CDS encoding ATP-dependent Clp protease adaptor ClpS encodes MPKFEEELELDLELHEPQMFKVLLHNDDYTSMDFVVEVLMGIFHKTHTQAEQIMLQIHEKDKAICGVYSFEIAQTKAQQVKQKAKENEFPLLATIEEDS; translated from the coding sequence ATGCCAAAGTTTGAAGAAGAGTTAGAGCTAGATTTAGAGTTACACGAACCACAAATGTTCAAAGTGTTACTGCACAATGATGATTATACGAGTATGGATTTTGTTGTGGAAGTCCTGATGGGGATCTTCCATAAGACACATACACAGGCAGAACAGATCATGTTGCAGATACATGAAAAAGATAAAGCTATATGTGGTGTATATAGCTTTGAGATAGCACAAACTAAAGCACAGCAGGTCAAGCAAAAGGCCAAAGAAAATGAGTTCCCATTACTCGCAACCATTGAAGAGGATAGTTAA
- the bioD gene encoding dethiobiotin synthase: protein MQVQSLFITATGTNIGKTHTTVQLVEAFASKGLSVGVFKPIETGVNTLPADASLLLKVCQKVNKNFLDLTPEDITAYTFPLPAAPFCADTEQIIDLNRIMEKYNELRQLCDILLVEGAGGLMVPVTKEYMMINLAKDLNAKVLLVTPSKLGCINDTLLSMSALRTYDLEFDWCVNLFEDKESFAEVTQPFYDAVFPDWWSVQDQLERYTTLIVDKK, encoded by the coding sequence ATGCAAGTGCAATCACTTTTCATCACCGCCACAGGCACGAATATTGGCAAAACACATACCACGGTTCAACTCGTTGAAGCTTTTGCTTCCAAAGGTTTATCTGTGGGTGTATTCAAACCTATCGAAACAGGTGTAAATACCCTACCTGCTGATGCCAGTTTACTCTTAAAAGTTTGCCAAAAGGTAAACAAGAATTTCCTTGATCTTACTCCGGAAGATATCACTGCGTATACTTTTCCCCTCCCCGCAGCCCCTTTTTGTGCGGATACAGAACAGATCATTGACCTAAACAGGATCATGGAGAAGTACAATGAGCTAAGGCAACTCTGTGACATCCTTCTGGTTGAGGGTGCGGGTGGCCTTATGGTCCCCGTGACAAAAGAGTATATGATGATAAACTTGGCTAAAGATCTCAATGCAAAAGTTCTTCTGGTCACCCCGAGCAAACTGGGATGTATCAACGATACACTCCTCTCTATGAGTGCACTTCGAACCTATGATCTGGAGTTTGACTGGTGTGTAAACCTCTTTGAGGACAAAGAGAGTTTTGCTGAAGTCACACAGCCTTTTTATGATGCAGTCTTCCCTGACTGGTGGAGTGTTCAGGATCAGTTAGAACGATATACAACACTTATAGTTGATAAAAAATAG
- a CDS encoding class I SAM-dependent methyltransferase, giving the protein MLASLHTYLSLLKTKITSFKTSKNILHKSLYYSTFILWKVTSIPYRFLFSAEYRSLILLKYFKGEYVHQISNYTTYNRYPDIFYKTKELIGNKKNIKILSFGCSTGEEVYTLRQYFPNALIIGVDINKHNIQKAISKNNDPKIIFSYKIDETIQNNGPFDIIFALAVLQRTQNRHASTYDSSHIYPFNKFNTQITQLNFYLKSNGIFAIDFADYLFEDTDVASQYHALKGSHNVISDRLMFKANNQRMKNNVLLHRIFLKK; this is encoded by the coding sequence ATGTTAGCATCACTACATACTTACTTATCTTTACTGAAAACAAAGATTACATCCTTTAAAACATCAAAGAATATACTCCATAAGTCTCTTTATTACAGTACATTTATTCTATGGAAAGTTACAAGTATTCCCTACCGATTTTTGTTTAGTGCGGAGTATCGGTCACTTATTTTATTAAAATATTTTAAAGGAGAGTATGTTCATCAGATATCAAACTATACAACATACAACAGATATCCAGATATTTTTTATAAAACTAAGGAGTTAATAGGAAACAAAAAAAATATCAAAATACTTTCCTTTGGTTGTTCAACAGGCGAAGAAGTATATACACTTAGACAATACTTTCCAAATGCATTGATTATCGGTGTTGATATTAATAAACACAATATTCAAAAAGCTATATCTAAAAATAATGACCCTAAAATTATTTTCTCGTACAAAATTGATGAAACCATCCAAAACAATGGACCATTTGATATCATTTTCGCTTTAGCTGTTTTACAAAGAACACAAAATAGACATGCAAGTACCTATGATAGTAGTCATATATACCCTTTTAACAAATTTAATACACAGATCACACAATTAAATTTCTATCTAAAATCAAATGGAATTTTTGCCATAGATTTTGCTGATTATCTTTTTGAAGATACTGATGTTGCATCACAGTACCATGCTTTAAAAGGATCACATAATGTTATTTCTGATCGATTAATGTTTAAAGCAAATAATCAAAGAATGAAAAATAATGTCTTACTACATCGCATATTTCTTAAAAAATAA